A genomic region of Aspergillus oryzae RIB40 DNA, chromosome 1 contains the following coding sequences:
- a CDS encoding glycoside hydrolase family 43 protein (predicted protein): MSNSNPPLITHIYTADPSAHVFNNKVYIYPSHDRETDIQFNDNGDQYDMVDYHVFSMDSISGPVTDHGVVLTLSDVPWASKQLWAPDAATKDGKYYLYLPARDHDGIFRIGVAVAEKPEGPFTAQKSFIAGSYSIDPASFVDDDGKAYLYFGGIWGGQLQCWSKDAGAAGEWVFDASKTGPQEPSGENELALHPRVAQLTDDMLGFETPVQELVILDQDGVSPLKADDHERRFFEASWMHKYNGTYYFSYSTGDTHYIVYATGESPFGPFRYRGRILEPVLGWTTHHSIVEFGGRWWIFYHDCELSKGVSHLRSVKVREIGYDDQGDIYLVD, encoded by the coding sequence ATGTCCAATTCCAACCCCCCTCTAATAACCCACATCTACACCGCCGACCCCTCAGCCCACGTCTTCAATAACAAAGTGTACATCTACCCCTCCCACGACCGCGAAACAGACATCCAATTCAACGACAATGGCGACCAGTACGACATGGTAGACTACCATGTCTTTTCCATGGACTCCATCTCCGGCCCCGTAACAGACCACGGCGTCGTATTAACCCTTTCCGACGTCCCCTGGGCAAGCAAACAGCTCTGGGCACCTGATGCGGCAACCAAAGACGGCAAATACTATCTCTACCTGCCTGCCCGTGATCACGACGGTATATTCCGGATCGGGGTCGCCGTGGCTGAGAAACCGGAGGGACCGTTCACGGCCCAGAAGAGTTTTATCGCGGGGAGTTATAGTATTGATCCTGCGTCGTtcgtggatgatgatggaaagGCGTATCTTTATTTTGGGGGTATTTGGGGTGGGCAGTTACAGTGTTGGTCGAAAGATGCTGGCGCTGCAGGGGAATGGGTGTTTGATGCTTCGAAGACGGGGCCTCAGGAGCCGTCGGGTGAGAACGAGCTTGCTCTCCATCCGCGTGTTGCGCAGTTGACGGATGATATGTTGGGATTCGAGACCCCTGTGCAGGAACTGGTTATTTTGGACCAGGATGGGGTCAGTCCTCTCAAGGCGGATGATCATGAGAGACGCTTTTTCGAGGCATCTTGGATGCATAAGTATAATGGGACGTACTATTTTAGTTATTCGACTGGGGATACGCATTATATTGTGTATGCGACTGGGGAGAGTCCATTCGGTCCGTTTAGGTACAGGGGTCGCATTTTGGAGCCTGTGTTGGGGTGGACGACGCATCATTCGATTGTCGAGTTTGGAGGGCGGTGGTGGATCTTTTATCATGATTGTGAACTTTCCAAGGGGGTCAGTCATTTGAGGAGTGTGAAGGTTCGGGAGATTGGATATGATGATCAGGGGGACATTTATTTGGTGGACTAA
- a CDS encoding oligopeptidase family protein (dipeptidyl aminopeptidase), with product MTIRPMKFTPEVLLGAPRRSAAVPNSSGTLAVYTQTSYSFESHAKTSEIRVLDITTGRSSLITNDPSASSPQWLGNDDRLIWLKTKANGNTSFIVGHAREAGKTYTAGTVPGPVANLKVTVIESGKIGFAVTGKANPDGSLHNPQDAKKPHTTGRLYSSLYVRHWDSYIEPQTNSIWYGLLQQAPLTPATRHAGKYSTSALTNLISVCGLTGVESPIPPFGGSGDFDISPSAIVFVAKDPNENPATHTSCSCYYCPMFSWTSVTAMESQKIYAVKGLQGAMSSPVLSSDGSSIALLAMREDGYESDKNRILYVPNPWSGEMIEAFASPDGEGLWHLSPSAVTFANDDQSLLVQVEENGRGVLYQLPIANFRHSRPSALKKLTHSGYVTDVFPASANSSKLLVASNSLVENSRWTIIDPQSPESPKVISSLSRGGAAFGLSPAQVDEIWFRGAKDHPVHAWVVKPSDFKPGNKYPLAYLIHGGPQGAWNDQWSTRWNPAVFAEQGYVVITPNPTGSTGYGQAFTDAIRGSWGGLPYIDLEKGLDYIEKNLDYVDTTRAVALGASFGGYMVNWIQGHELGRRFKALVTHDGIFSMRSLLSTEELYFPVRDLQGPYWKVPENWDKWDPSRFTGNWQTPHLVIHNELDYRLTIAEGLAAFNVLQMRGVDSQFLTFPDENHWVLNPENSLMWHRTIFNFINKYVGLPSESRADLENGVANMSL from the exons ATGACCATTCGTCCAATGAAGTTCACACCGGA GGTCCTGCTGGGAGCTCCTCGGCGGTCCGCCGCCGTGCCCAATTCATCCGGCACTTTAGCTGTCTACACCCAAACCTCCTACTCCTTCGAGTCACATGCGAAGACCAGCGAAATACGAGTATTAGATATCACCACTGGTCGATCTTCTCTAATTACAAATGATCCAAGTGCGAGCTCTCCACAGTGGCTGGGGAACGATGACCGTTTGATATGGCTCAAAACAAAGGCAAACGGCAATACGAGCTTCATAGTTGGGCATGCTCGAGAGGCAGGCAAGACTTACACTGCTGGAACAGTCCCTGGACCCGTGGCGAACCTTAAGGTCACCGTCATTGAGTCAGGAAAGATTGGTTTCGCTGTAACTGGAAAGGCGAATCCGGATGGGTCCCTTCATAACCCTCAAGATGCCAAAAAGCCTCACACTACTGGGAGACTGTACTCCTCACTATACGTTAGGCACTGGGACTCGTACATCGAGCCCCAGACAAATTCCATCTGGTACGGCCTATTACAACAAGCCCCATTGACCCCTGCCACCAGACATGCAGGAAAGTACTCAACTTCGGCTCTAACAAACCTGATCTCGGTGTGCGGTTTAACCGGCGTTGAATCGCCAATCCCACCTTTTGGAGGTTCTGGGGATTTTGACATCAGCCCGTCCGCAATTGTCTTCGTAGCTAAGGACCCTAATGAGAACCCTGCCACGCATACCTCCTGCTCGTGTTATTATTGTCCGATGTTTTCTTGGACTAGTGTGACTGCAATGGAATCTCAGaagatatatgcagtcaaagGTCTTCAAGGAGCCATGTCTTCCCCCGTCCTCTCGTCAGATGGCAGCTCCATCGCTCTCCTCGCGATGAGGGAAGACGGCTATGAGTCTGACAAGAACAGAATACTTTATGTGCCCAACCCCTGGAGTGGAGAGATGATAGAGGCTTTCGCGTCCCCAGATGGAGAGGGTTTGTGGCACCTAAGTCCATCAGCCGTCACATTCGCAAACGACGATCAGTCCCTCCTCGTCCAAGTCGAGGAAAACGGCCGAGGAGTCTTATACCAGCTTCCTATCGCTAACTTCCGCCATTCTCGCCCttctgcgttgaagaagctgaCACATTCGGGCTACGTGACTGATGTGTTTCCTGCTTCAGCTAATTCATCCAAGCTGCTCGTTGCAAGCAACAGTTTAGTGGAAAACAGCCGGTGGACAATTATCGACCCACAGTCTCCTGAGAGCCCAAAGGTCATATCTTCCCTTTCTCGTGGTGGTGCTGCATTTGGACTGTCTCCAGCGCAGGTTGATGAAATTTGGTTCAGGGGAGCCAAAGACCATCCTGTTCATGCCTGGGTCGTGAAGCCATCCGATTTCAAGCCTGGCAACAAATATCCCCTCGCATACCTCATTCATGGAGGTCCGCAAGGAGCATGGAATGATCAGTGGAGCACGCGCTGGAATCCCGCTGTTTTTGCTGAGCAAGGTTACGTGGTCATCACTCCCAACCCCACAGGCAGTACCGGCTACGGACAGGCATTTACAGATGCAATCCGTGGTTCCTGGGGAGGACTCCCCTACATTGATCTCGAAAAGGGATTAGACTATATTGAGAAGAATCTGGACTATGTCGACACAACTCGAGCTGTGGCACTGGGGGCATCGTTCGGTGGGTATATGGTAAATTGGATCCAGGGCCATGAGCTTGGTCGCCGATTCAAGGCTCTCGTGACCCATGATGGTATATTCAGTATGCGCTCTCTGTTGAGCACTGAGGAGCTCTACTTCCCTGTTCGAGACCTCCAGGGCCCCTACTGGAAAGTTCCAGAGAACTGGGACAAGTGGGACCCGTCCCGATTCACAGGGAACTGGCAAACCCCCCATTTGGTCATTCATAACGAACTGGATTATCGGTTGACCATAGCCGAGGGACTTGCTGCCTTCAACGTCTTGCAGATGAGGGGCGTGGACAGTCAATTTTTGACGTTCCCTGATGAGAATCACTGGGTCCTGAATCCAGAGAATTCTCTCATGTGGCACCGCACTATCTTTAACTTCATCAACAAGTACGTTGGGTTGCCGTCGGAAAGCAGGGCGGATTTAGAAAATGGCGTGGCTAATATGTCTCTATAA